CCCTTCCACAGTGAATTCAAACCAGCAGCTGCCCTTTTGCCCGATGGTCGGGTTCAGCGGGCCGGAAGGCTCGGCAATCACCGCAGCGGTTCCGGTAATCAGCCCGCGCTCCAGCACCCAGGGCACGCCCAGATGGCCGCCCGTCTCTTCATCGGGTACGATCAGCAGGGACAGGTCGCCCTTCAGCGGCACGCCCAGCTTCGACATCAGCGCAGTGACGTAGATTAACCCGGCCAGGCCAGCCTTCATGTCAGATGCCCCCCGGCCCAACAGGTAGCCGTCCACGATATCGCCGCAGAACGGATCAAAGTCCCAGCGCGAGCGGTCTCCCGCCGGAACGACATCGGTATGTCCGCAGTAGATCAGTTTTTTGCCGGTGCGCTCTTCCGCCCCTGCCTCAAAGGTCGATACAAGGTTGAACATCGTCTCGGTTGCCGGATAGATCGAAGTGTCGATCCCCGCTTCCTTCAGATAATTAATAATGAAAGCGCTGATCTCCCGCGAATCGCCCGGCGGATTCTCCGAAGGGAAACGGATCAGCTGGGAGCACAGCTCCAGCAACTCCTCTGTTCCGGCGTCGATCGCATCCAGCACCTTGCTTCTCCAGTCCGTCATGGTTCCGACTTCTCCTTTGCGGCCCCGCCGGCCTGCCTTAGGGCAGGTACGGGGTCCTGTGAATTTGTGCAAAGAGGGACAAGCCAGGGGCCTGTCCGCTCTCTTTTAGCCAAAATGCTTATTCTGTAATTGACAACGGATAGAAGCGGATGACTTCATCCGGGTAGAACGCATAGCCGCTGATCTTGTTGCTCATGCCAACAATGCGGTTGTATTCGTACAGGTACGCCCAAGGTGCTTCGGTGGTGATGATTTCCTGTGCTTTTTTGTACAGCTCATTGCGCTTCGCTGTATCTGTTTCGGTGTTCGCCTGCTCCCACAGCTTGTCTACTTCGGCATTCTGGTAGTTGATGTAGTTGGAAGAGCCCTTGCCGTACAGCAGGAAGCCGAGGTGATAGCCGGGATCATTGACGAATGATGTCCATTTCGAGATATAGGAGGTCAGATTATTGGTCTTCTGCTGCTCCAGGAACTGGGCGCGGGCCAGCTTGTTGATCTTCATCGTGACGCCGATTTTGGCCAGTTCGGCCTGGATCAGCACCGCATCGTCCTCCCAGTCATCGAAGCCGGAGCCGAGTGTGAAGTCGAAGGTGAACCCATTTTCATAGCCAGCTTCCTTCAGCAGCTCCTTGGCTTTGTCCAGATTGTGCTCGTAAACATAACCTGCATCGGTGAAGCCCGGCGTGTTGCTGGCTACTGCACTCTTCATCTGCTTGGCCTGGCCGTACATCACCCCGCTCAGCAGCTGATCGTAAGGAATCGCATAGTTGATCGCCTGACGGACTTTTACATTATCGAATGGCTTAACCTTGTTATTCATCCCGAAGAAAAGAATCCGGTTGCTCGCATTGGAGGCCACGGTCAGTGCAGTATTCTTCTCCAGCGAGGAAACATCCTTCGGAGGAATCTCAATCGCCATATCG
This region of Paenibacillus sp. FSL K6-1096 genomic DNA includes:
- a CDS encoding ABC transporter substrate-binding protein is translated as MKRVKLLSTLVAFSIMLAGCASSANPKTPAATPAETGSTATAAPVQKNLTVAYSEGGTTLDPAEANDLTSDTLVLAAYDQLVTYGVKTENGASIADTEDIKPMLAESWEVNADNTVYTFKLKSGVTFQSGNPVDAEAVAYSFDRVAKSSSGSFLYGMASIKSVAVKDSSTVEVTLTGANHNFLQILAMYTFSIVDQKKVEAEGADYLKTNAAGSGPFTLTKWDPATEAVFTANQNYWQGAPSLGKVTLKFTKEASNRVLLLDKGDVDMAIEIPPKDVSSLEKNTALTVASNASNRILFFGMNNKVKPFDNVKVRQAINYAIPYDQLLSGVMYGQAKQMKSAVASNTPGFTDAGYVYEHNLDKAKELLKEAGYENGFTFDFTLGSGFDDWEDDAVLIQAELAKIGVTMKINKLARAQFLEQQKTNNLTSYISKWTSFVNDPGYHLGFLLYGKGSSNYINYQNAEVDKLWEQANTETDTAKRNELYKKAQEIITTEAPWAYLYEYNRIVGMSNKISGYAFYPDEVIRFYPLSITE